Part of the Yersinia hibernica genome, AGGAACTGTTCTAGCGATTCTCGTGCAGAGTCTGGAACGAGGCCTTTTTGTCGCAGGCCTATCAGGCGCTCATAGCAAGCTTGAGTGTCAATATATTGTTCTATCGGGTCTGAGCTTGGACGATCAGTAGAGAGATTAGTCATTAGTTCGCACCATCAGACAAATCAAGTAAGTTTACCGTAGCGTCTGCTTTTGAGCGGCGCCCGCGTTTAACTGGATTAGCAGCATTTTTCTGAGTCAACGAAAACTCCTCAAAACGTTGCCGGTTTAGCTCAGTAAGTCGTCGCATCAACTCTGTTGTTAGGTCTTCTGAAAGTGCCCAGCGCCACGGGTCTCTTACTGAGCCACTATTGAACTCCTGAAAATCGTATGAAATATCAAGATCATTCCATCCATAAGCCTGTGCAACTTCAGCGTCTATTCCAACCATTATTTGGCGTAGTTCGTTTATGACGGGATCATTGTAGCTTGGCGTGTTTACGGCATTCATTGCGCTGGTTAAACCACAGTTATTTTGCTCGCTCCATGCGACGAGAACGTTTTGAAAACGTTGTGCATAGTTACAACCGACATTCGAAACTCTCGTTATTGGTAACGTGAAAGTTGATACAGCTTCTCGAATGGAAAGCGTGAGTGTATTAGTGTCTGCCCCCAAACTACGGACAGAGAATGCATAGAGCCAGCTTCGGAAAAATGAGCTTAAACAAATGGCATAAAGATCATCTCTATCTGCACCAATAAGCAGGATTTTATTTGTATAGATCCATTCAGTGGGAGTCATTAAGCAAAACGGATACTTGGTCACCTTTGCGAAGGCAATGAAATATTCTTGTTTGCGCAACTTGCGCATGAGCTCGGCTCGATGGTTCCAGAATTGCCACCAACGGTCATAGAGTCCTTTGTAGCTTTTCAAGGCTTGAGGAGTTCGGGTTGGTTGAACTTCTTGAATTAAAAATTGGAATGCAATGGGCCAGTTTTTCTCAATGTCTTCCAGATTTCTGTCTGCGATATCCAGAGCCCAACGGTCGGTTCTACGAAGTGCATAACTTGTTATATCGTCTCCGGTGATGTATGGGCGCAGAAGGCTATTCGATTCGTTTTTGAGTTGATAGAACCAAGGATTTTCTTCGGTTAATACAAATGCCATCCCCTTGCTATTATTTACGCCCTCAAAACTTATGATAGAATCAGGCTGCTCTTTGGGTATCCAAGTATCCGTAGCTTCCGGTTCTAAACGTGCACCGATACGATTACAAGAATTCCCCTCAGAATCACATTTTCCTGCCCATCGTCCTTTGAAAAAACCAATAACAGCAACAACTACAGAAGCTGTACCAGGCCATGGCATACCTTTTCTGGAGAAATATATGTGACCGTTTTTAACGATCATACCCAGACCAATAGCAACCGCGCTTCCTTCGGCGATGTTGCTTGCGGCCAGCAAACCATAACATCCATCTGCTCGAAGCAAATCGACAACACGCCGATGGAAGACAACACTTAAGTCGATTTTACCGGGCGGTGTTCCTAGAATCATCTGACATTGCCATTGCAACTTATCACCCATTGAACTTTTCCATAGGCGATTACCGAGAAATGGTGGGTTTCCTACGAATGCATCAAATCCGGATCGTTCTCTTAAAAAAACTTCGGGAAATTCTAAAGGCCAATGGAATGGCCGCCGTGCATGTCCAAGTGTCAGATCACTGGTAAAGGAGTTGGAAATACGGTTTGCAATAGATTGAGTAGCCTCAATGCTTCCACCTACTGCCTGGTCTGCCAAAATGGAGAGTGAGGAAAGCGCATTCTCTAGTGTGGGCGAATTGCCCCCGGAGACCAATACCTCGGTAATAAACGCATCGGCAATTAGTTTATGCACTTCAAGATGGCCACGAGACCTAGCATCTAAACTAGCCATGATCTCTACGTCGTGAATGTCACGTATTGGCATAGCGCGCAAACGTTGGCGAAGTTCGATTGCTTGTCGTACTGATCTCTCTATGTCTTTGCCAAACAGACGGTCACTTCGTTTTCCCTTTTGTTCTGGTGTCATGCATAATTTGGTGAGCTGGTCCAACCGATGAATACCAAGCAGACTGTCTCCACAACGCAGACTGTGATCAAGAAAGCCGAAGGGCAGCCCTTTCGCCAGTGTTACCAGCCAGATGGAAAGCTTGGCAAGCTCGACTGCCAGCGGGTTCAAATCTACACCATATAAGCATTGCTCGGCGATGAGGCGTCGGGCTATTACGATACGTGCATCAGTATCTCGTGGTAGCCGCTCCTTAGTATCCAGATCCTCCAGTACGTCTCCGTCCACACTTATCATTTTTCCTGTTGCTTCAGCCTGCGACCAGGCTTCGACGAGGCGATCGGCCAACCAGCGACAAGCCTGTACCAGAAAAGCACCCGAACCCATCGCAGGGTCACAGATTTTAAGGTCGAGTAGTTCAGTGGGGGATTTGAGTTGCCACGCTTTACGCGGTGTGCCTTCAGCCGGGCCGATGTAGGCTATCGGTGTTAGCGTTTCAGTAACGATGTTTTCAGTAAGCGATTTTGGTGTGTAGTGGGTGCCAGTCTCGCGTCGGTTGGAACCGCTTGTGACGATGAAGGCACCAGCGGGGTAGACTAGCGGATAACCCCAAGGGTCAGTGCGCAGCAGATGGGCGTAAGGTTTGATACGGTCACGTAACTGGATGTCACCTTGGCAGGTAGTGAGTAGGCGATCAGCCAAGGTATCATCAACGTCCCTGGCCAGATCTTTGCGCACCCGGCTGACAGAACTACCGAAGCGCTCTTGCAGCAACTCAACTAGCTTCTCAGGACTGTTCATGCTTGCTGAATCTAGCTCGGCTAGTTTGACCCATGGATACTGTGATTTCTTGGTGGCATCCAGTTCCAGTGTGACTTCATCGGTGCGCCTTACGGTGCGTTCCAGCAGACCTTCATACACGTAACCGATTTGTTCGACGTCCAGTGCGCGATATGAGAGTGTTCGGCCCTGGAATTGCTGGATAGCCTCTAGCAACAACAGAACTGTGCGGTTATCAATCGGCAGTGGCTTGGCTGTATCTGTCCGCCAACTGGAACCTTTAGCCCGTCCTTCCAGAAAAGGAAAATGATCAGGATCGAATAGTGAACTACCCAGTGCAGGCAGACGAAGATTTTCATGTTCCACCCCGCAGAAAACAGCACGGAAGACCGCCAGTAGGCGCGACCAGGCATCCCAGCGTCGTTCTAGGATTTCTTCGGGTACCTTGCGTAACTGCATACGTAAGGTGGAAAGTGCATAGTTGGCTTCGTATCGTTCATCGCCCAAAAGAAGCAGGCCGCGCTCCTCTGCCGAGAGCAGAAACACTAAGCGCATCATCACTGTCAGAGCCGCTTCATAGAGTTCGGATTCTTTTACGTTGTAAAGTAGTTCACGGTTGCGATCCTGATCAGCTTTATCAAGGGACTGGATTAATACTTCTACAGCGCGACGTACTTGTTCTCCCAGTGCATCGGTTACTTCATCCTGATATTTCAGAGAACTGTCGAACAATGCGGGTAGTTGTTCGGATTCATCGACGAAGAAACGGCGGATACCGAGCAGGTGCACGAAGGCCTGCAGTGTTATGGGCTCCTGGTTCCAGATTCGAGCATACCAGCTGGCGAAGCTGGTGACAGCGCCTACAGGGGCATCCACCAGCATCCAGCGTTCGCCATTGGTCACCAAACCAAGGCGACACTCCCTAGAGCGGCACAGCTGAACCATACGTTCCGTGGGTGTAGTGGCCCATCCGTCTATTTTCAACGTTGCGTCAAGATCGATATCTTGCGCATAGGTATGAATGAGCATCAAAGGCTTGTTCGCACATTGCTCGTCGACAATTGCTAGAGTAGGTGACAGAGCTATGCCATGATCAGGGAGAAAAGTGTTCAAGTTGGCGGCGCACCAATCTGTGCCCTTCAGTACATCACCTTTCCCGTCCTCATCAAACTCAAGGCCACGTGAAAGAACTTCTTCAATCCACGCGAAATGCAATTTGTTGAACTGAGGATCTTCTTGTTCCAGTGCTTCTCGCCACTCATCGTAAGCTTGGCGCAGTCGTTTGCGCTTAGCAGCGTCTAGCTCTTCCAGCCCTTGCGGGAATGCATCTTTTAGTACTGGTACAGCAAGGAAGGGGCCTGAAATGTCGATTAGCGAGAGCCAATCATCGTGTATGCTGGCCATACTCATGCTTCCCCCCTCTGAACAGTAGATTCAGGTACTAGGAAGGTAACAGCAACGGGAAAAGTACGATCGTCGAGTTTAGCGTAGCGAGTTTCGATGGCTTGGATCTCCTGTTCACGCTCTTCAGGAATACGTAAAAGGCGAGCTTTCAGAGCTGCGGTGTCACGTTTGAGCTGGGTTCGTTCATCCTCTGAGAACAGTGAAAATTGCTCAGGTTGTTGATCTTTTTTTAATTCGATACAGATGGTTTTTTCAAGTTCATCAAGCACTGTGCTAATGTCCGTCAATTCTCGATTCTTACTGAGCTGAAGAGTATTACTCAAATCTTTGAGCCGGTCTTTTGACCTAGCGTTCACTGACTGTAAAATAGCGTGTTGTGCACGCTCAAAACGAATACGGATATCATCAAATAGTGAGTCAGAAGCTGTCATTGGCTTACTATTATCTAGCCATAGCTGAACTTTACTGACCCCTTCTTCACGGCGGAAGGATTTATCCCCAAGATAACCTCCAGCTGTTGTCAACTCTTCGTGGAGGCGATGGTAATTGCCTCCGGTGATAACCAGCCTTGAACTAACTACTACGGCAAGGCCATCAATTAGTGTGTCGGGCACCGAACGTACAGTAACACGATGCAACTTCTTCACGTCATCGCGAGCCCATACTTCTGCTCGTAACAGACGTAGGCACATCTGTACCAGTCGATGATTCAAATGAACGAGTACGACATCGTCACGTCCTCTCGCAACGGTATGGTCAAAGGTGATAGGGCGAGTTTGCAGAGTATAGGGATGGCGTAGCCCCTCCAGGCAACGAGCCCAGGATCCTGACAATGCTGGCATTTTGAATGTTGAACCAGCTGGAGCATCCGGAAGAGCAAACGGCTCCAAATGTGGTCGGCCTGCCAAAGAAAGTCCCGTATTTACAGCCATAAGGATATGTTTTGGCGTGAGATGGAAATCGTTTTGAGTGGATAGTAGCCGGTCGTGTAACCGGGCTATCCGCTCTTTCAGTTCACGATCGGCGCTAACGAATCGTTTAGTTTTGGCAATCCGAGCTTCTGCAATACGAGTATCAAAACCCCTGATAGATCCTTCAATCAACTTCGACATCTGTGGCGCGATAACCGGATTGACACTACCCATGTCTGATCGCATAGATTCGAGCTTACGTAGAGCTCGGATGATGTCTCCACTATGGCCTCCAATGCTAGCTTGGCTATTTTCATCGCCATCGACAGGATGCCAGATCAATACTTCTTTCTGGCGTTGACCATGACGGTCAATACGACCATTGCGCTGCTCCATGACATTGGGATTGTAGGGAATCTCAAGATGGATTAAGCAGTTACAGTGGTTCTGCAGATCGATACCTTCAGATGCTGCATCGGTAGCAAGAAGAATACGAACGGCAGAGTCTTTGGGAGCGGTCTGGAAGGCTGCTTTTACTTTCTCACGTTCGTCCTGCGCTATACCACCATGTAAGATCGCAAGGCGCTCCCCACCAAATCCATGGCTGGCTAGGATCTCATGTATCC contains:
- a CDS encoding Eco57I restriction-modification methylase domain-containing protein — translated: MSMASIHDDWLSLIDISGPFLAVPVLKDAFPQGLEELDAAKRKRLRQAYDEWREALEQEDPQFNKLHFAWIEEVLSRGLEFDEDGKGDVLKGTDWCAANLNTFLPDHGIALSPTLAIVDEQCANKPLMLIHTYAQDIDLDATLKIDGWATTPTERMVQLCRSRECRLGLVTNGERWMLVDAPVGAVTSFASWYARIWNQEPITLQAFVHLLGIRRFFVDESEQLPALFDSSLKYQDEVTDALGEQVRRAVEVLIQSLDKADQDRNRELLYNVKESELYEAALTVMMRLVFLLSAEERGLLLLGDERYEANYALSTLRMQLRKVPEEILERRWDAWSRLLAVFRAVFCGVEHENLRLPALGSSLFDPDHFPFLEGRAKGSSWRTDTAKPLPIDNRTVLLLLEAIQQFQGRTLSYRALDVEQIGYVYEGLLERTVRRTDEVTLELDATKKSQYPWVKLAELDSASMNSPEKLVELLQERFGSSVSRVRKDLARDVDDTLADRLLTTCQGDIQLRDRIKPYAHLLRTDPWGYPLVYPAGAFIVTSGSNRRETGTHYTPKSLTENIVTETLTPIAYIGPAEGTPRKAWQLKSPTELLDLKICDPAMGSGAFLVQACRWLADRLVEAWSQAEATGKMISVDGDVLEDLDTKERLPRDTDARIVIARRLIAEQCLYGVDLNPLAVELAKLSIWLVTLAKGLPFGFLDHSLRCGDSLLGIHRLDQLTKLCMTPEQKGKRSDRLFGKDIERSVRQAIELRQRLRAMPIRDIHDVEIMASLDARSRGHLEVHKLIADAFITEVLVSGGNSPTLENALSSLSILADQAVGGSIEATQSIANRISNSFTSDLTLGHARRPFHWPLEFPEVFLRERSGFDAFVGNPPFLGNRLWKSSMGDKLQWQCQMILGTPPGKIDLSVVFHRRVVDLLRADGCYGLLAASNIAEGSAVAIGLGMIVKNGHIYFSRKGMPWPGTASVVVAVIGFFKGRWAGKCDSEGNSCNRIGARLEPEATDTWIPKEQPDSIISFEGVNNSKGMAFVLTEENPWFYQLKNESNSLLRPYITGDDITSYALRRTDRWALDIADRNLEDIEKNWPIAFQFLIQEVQPTRTPQALKSYKGLYDRWWQFWNHRAELMRKLRKQEYFIAFAKVTKYPFCLMTPTEWIYTNKILLIGADRDDLYAICLSSFFRSWLYAFSVRSLGADTNTLTLSIREAVSTFTLPITRVSNVGCNYAQRFQNVLVAWSEQNNCGLTSAMNAVNTPSYNDPVINELRQIMVGIDAEVAQAYGWNDLDISYDFQEFNSGSVRDPWRWALSEDLTTELMRRLTELNRQRFEEFSLTQKNAANPVKRGRRSKADATVNLLDLSDGAN